One genomic segment of Gorilla gorilla gorilla isolate KB3781 chromosome 23, NHGRI_mGorGor1-v2.1_pri, whole genome shotgun sequence includes these proteins:
- the LOC101134240 gene encoding transmembrane protein 191C isoform X3, which translates to MCRATLGLPLQPIVIQPARCSLPPIVTPASRRLGPRGGRHLGSVSTAMAATQELLLQLQKDNRDGRQRKQELEKLMRGLEAESESLNRRLQDLSERERSLLRRRSQAAQPLQGEAREAARERAERVRRRLEEAERHKEDLEQHSRQLQEQWEELSSQLFYYGGEPQSQKSTEQQLAAQLVTLQNELELAETKCALQEEKLQQEVQVKVMEAAEELDAWQSGRELCDGQLRGVQYSTESLMEEMARADRVSACAGPGGVGWSGTPLPIPPAVPPPPPPGNQAGAAGAEVAGCGPLSPQEMRLFRGPRALAIRRCVLGALQVLLTLPLLFLGLSLLSTVLLDPGAVSAWLWSLTSETTLRRLRYTLSPLLELRANGLLPT; encoded by the exons ATGTGTCGGGCTACGCTCGGGCTTCCCCTGCAGCCCATTGTGATCCAGCCCGCTAGGTGCTCCCTGCCGCCCATTGTGACGCCTGCCAGCCGCAGGCTGGGTCCCCGAGGCGGGCGGCATTTAGGCTCGGTCTCCACAGCCATGGCCGCGACGCAGGAGCTGCTGCTGCAGTTGCAGAAGGATAACCGAGATGGTCGCCAGCGGAAGCAGGAGCTAGAGAAGCTGATGCGCGGGCTCGAGGCCGAGAGCGAGAGCCTCAATCGGCGCCTGCAGGACCTGAGCGAGCGGGAGCGAAG CCTGCTGCGGAGGCGAAGCCAGGCAGCGCAGCCTCTGCAAGGGGAGGCGCGCGAGGCGGCGCGGGAGCGCGCGGAGCGGGTGCGCAGAAGGCTGGAGGAGGCGGAGCGCCACAAGGAGGACTTG GAGCAGCACAGCAGGCAGCTGCAGGAGCAGTGGGAGGAGCTGTCGAGTCAG CTCTTCTACTACGGAGGGGAACCACAGAGCCAGAAGAGCACGGAGCAGCAACTCGCAGCCCAATTGGTGACGCTGCAG AATGAACTGGAGCTGGCGGAGACTAAATGCGCCTTGCAGGAGGAGAAGCTGCAGCAG GAGGTGCAGGTGAAGGTGATGGAGGCTGCGGAGGAGCTGGACGCCTGGCAGAGTGGCCGGGAACT GTGTGACGGGCAGCTTCGCGGAGTGCAGTACAGCACCGAGTCGCTCATGGAGGAGATGGCCAGGGCGGACCGAGTGAGCGCCTGCGCGGGTCCGGGCGGAGTGGGCTGGAGCGGGacacccctccccatcccccccgCGGTACCGCCTCCCCCTCCTCCTGGAAACCAGGCCGGCGCCGCGGGCGCGGAGGTAGCTGGATGCGGCCCTCTCTCCCCGCAAGAGATGCGGCTGTTCCGCGGCCCTCGCGCGCTGGCCATCAG GCGGTGCGTGCTGGGCGCGCTGCAGGTGCTGCTGACGCTGCCGCTCCTCTTCCTGGGGCTGTCGCTGCTCTCGACGGTGCTGTTGGACCCCGGCGCCGTCTCCGCGTGGCTCTGGAGCCTCACCTCGGAGACGACGCTGCGCCGCCTGCGCTACACGCTGTCCCCGCTGCTGGAGCTGCGCGCTAACGGGCTGCTGCCAACCTAA
- the LOC101134240 gene encoding transmembrane protein 191B isoform X2 → MCRATLGLPLQPIVIQPARCSLPPIVTPASRRLGPRGGRHLGSVSTAMAATQELLLQLQKDNRDGRQRKQELEKLMRGLEAESESLNRRLQDLSERERSLLRRRSQAAQPLQGEAREAARERAERVRRRLEEAERHKEDLEQHSRQLQEQWEELSSQLFYYGGEPQSQKSTEQQLAAQLVTLQNELELAETKCALQEEKLQQTAEAWAIFQEQTVVLQVRPHSNAKVPPASAPPDLGRCDGQLRGVQYSTESLMEEMARADRVSACAGPGGVGWSGTPLPIPPAVPPPPPPGNQAGAAGAEVAGCGPLSPQEMRLFRGPRALAIRRCVLGALQVLLTLPLLFLGLSLLSTVLLDPGAVSAWLWSLTSETTLRRLRYTLSPLLELRANGLLPT, encoded by the exons ATGTGTCGGGCTACGCTCGGGCTTCCCCTGCAGCCCATTGTGATCCAGCCCGCTAGGTGCTCCCTGCCGCCCATTGTGACGCCTGCCAGCCGCAGGCTGGGTCCCCGAGGCGGGCGGCATTTAGGCTCGGTCTCCACAGCCATGGCCGCGACGCAGGAGCTGCTGCTGCAGTTGCAGAAGGATAACCGAGATGGTCGCCAGCGGAAGCAGGAGCTAGAGAAGCTGATGCGCGGGCTCGAGGCCGAGAGCGAGAGCCTCAATCGGCGCCTGCAGGACCTGAGCGAGCGGGAGCGAAG CCTGCTGCGGAGGCGAAGCCAGGCAGCGCAGCCTCTGCAAGGGGAGGCGCGCGAGGCGGCGCGGGAGCGCGCGGAGCGGGTGCGCAGAAGGCTGGAGGAGGCGGAGCGCCACAAGGAGGACTTG GAGCAGCACAGCAGGCAGCTGCAGGAGCAGTGGGAGGAGCTGTCGAGTCAG CTCTTCTACTACGGAGGGGAACCACAGAGCCAGAAGAGCACGGAGCAGCAACTCGCAGCCCAATTGGTGACGCTGCAG AATGAACTGGAGCTGGCGGAGACTAAATGCGCCTTGCAGGAGGAGAAGCTGCAGCAG ACAGCGGAGGCCTGGGCCATATTCCAGGAGCAGACCGTAGTCCTGCAGGTGCGGCCCCACTCAAACGCCAAGGTGCCTCCCGCCTCTGCTCCCCCAGACCTGGGGCG GTGTGACGGGCAGCTTCGCGGAGTGCAGTACAGCACCGAGTCGCTCATGGAGGAGATGGCCAGGGCGGACCGAGTGAGCGCCTGCGCGGGTCCGGGCGGAGTGGGCTGGAGCGGGacacccctccccatcccccccgCGGTACCGCCTCCCCCTCCTCCTGGAAACCAGGCCGGCGCCGCGGGCGCGGAGGTAGCTGGATGCGGCCCTCTCTCCCCGCAAGAGATGCGGCTGTTCCGCGGCCCTCGCGCGCTGGCCATCAG GCGGTGCGTGCTGGGCGCGCTGCAGGTGCTGCTGACGCTGCCGCTCCTCTTCCTGGGGCTGTCGCTGCTCTCGACGGTGCTGTTGGACCCCGGCGCCGTCTCCGCGTGGCTCTGGAGCCTCACCTCGGAGACGACGCTGCGCCGCCTGCGCTACACGCTGTCCCCGCTGCTGGAGCTGCGCGCTAACGGGCTGCTGCCAACCTAA
- the LOC101134240 gene encoding transmembrane protein 191C isoform X4, which translates to MCRATLGLPLQPIVIQPARCSLPPIVTPASRRLGPRGGRHLGSVSTAMAATQELLLQLQKDNRDGRQRKQELEKLMRGLEAESESLNRRLQDLSERERSLLRRRSQAAQPLQGEAREAARERAERVRRRLEEAERHKEDLEQHSRQLQEQWEELSSQLFYYGGEPQSQKSTEQQLAAQLVTLQNELELAETKCALQEEKLQQTAEAWAIFQEQTVVLQEVQVKVMEAAEELDAWQSGRELCDGQLRGVQYSTESLMEEMARADRAGAAGAEVAGCGPLSPQEMRLFRGPRALAIRRCVLGALQVLLTLPLLFLGLSLLSTVLLDPGAVSAWLWSLTSETTLRRLRYTLSPLLELRANGLLPT; encoded by the exons ATGTGTCGGGCTACGCTCGGGCTTCCCCTGCAGCCCATTGTGATCCAGCCCGCTAGGTGCTCCCTGCCGCCCATTGTGACGCCTGCCAGCCGCAGGCTGGGTCCCCGAGGCGGGCGGCATTTAGGCTCGGTCTCCACAGCCATGGCCGCGACGCAGGAGCTGCTGCTGCAGTTGCAGAAGGATAACCGAGATGGTCGCCAGCGGAAGCAGGAGCTAGAGAAGCTGATGCGCGGGCTCGAGGCCGAGAGCGAGAGCCTCAATCGGCGCCTGCAGGACCTGAGCGAGCGGGAGCGAAG CCTGCTGCGGAGGCGAAGCCAGGCAGCGCAGCCTCTGCAAGGGGAGGCGCGCGAGGCGGCGCGGGAGCGCGCGGAGCGGGTGCGCAGAAGGCTGGAGGAGGCGGAGCGCCACAAGGAGGACTTG GAGCAGCACAGCAGGCAGCTGCAGGAGCAGTGGGAGGAGCTGTCGAGTCAG CTCTTCTACTACGGAGGGGAACCACAGAGCCAGAAGAGCACGGAGCAGCAACTCGCAGCCCAATTGGTGACGCTGCAG AATGAACTGGAGCTGGCGGAGACTAAATGCGCCTTGCAGGAGGAGAAGCTGCAGCAG ACAGCGGAGGCCTGGGCCATATTCCAGGAGCAGACCGTAGTCCTGCAG GAGGTGCAGGTGAAGGTGATGGAGGCTGCGGAGGAGCTGGACGCCTGGCAGAGTGGCCGGGAACT GTGTGACGGGCAGCTTCGCGGAGTGCAGTACAGCACCGAGTCGCTCATGGAGGAGATGGCCAGGGCGGACCGA GCCGGCGCCGCGGGCGCGGAGGTAGCTGGATGCGGCCCTCTCTCCCCGCAAGAGATGCGGCTGTTCCGCGGCCCTCGCGCGCTGGCCATCAG GCGGTGCGTGCTGGGCGCGCTGCAGGTGCTGCTGACGCTGCCGCTCCTCTTCCTGGGGCTGTCGCTGCTCTCGACGGTGCTGTTGGACCCCGGCGCCGTCTCCGCGTGGCTCTGGAGCCTCACCTCGGAGACGACGCTGCGCCGCCTGCGCTACACGCTGTCCCCGCTGCTGGAGCTGCGCGCTAACGGGCTGCTGCCAACCTAA
- the LOC101134240 gene encoding transmembrane protein 191C isoform X1 translates to MCRATLGLPLQPIVIQPARCSLPPIVTPASRRLGPRGGRHLGSVSTAMAATQELLLQLQKDNRDGRQRKQELEKLMRGLEAESESLNRRLQDLSERERSLLRRRSQAAQPLQGEAREAARERAERVRRRLEEAERHKEDLEQHSRQLQEQWEELSSQLFYYGGEPQSQKSTEQQLAAQLVTLQNELELAETKCALQEEKLQQTAEAWAIFQEQTVVLQEVQVKVMEAAEELDAWQSGRELCDGQLRGVQYSTESLMEEMARADRVSACAGPGGVGWSGTPLPIPPAVPPPPPPGNQAGAAGAEVAGCGPLSPQEMRLFRGPRALAIRRCVLGALQVLLTLPLLFLGLSLLSTVLLDPGAVSAWLWSLTSETTLRRLRYTLSPLLELRANGLLPT, encoded by the exons ATGTGTCGGGCTACGCTCGGGCTTCCCCTGCAGCCCATTGTGATCCAGCCCGCTAGGTGCTCCCTGCCGCCCATTGTGACGCCTGCCAGCCGCAGGCTGGGTCCCCGAGGCGGGCGGCATTTAGGCTCGGTCTCCACAGCCATGGCCGCGACGCAGGAGCTGCTGCTGCAGTTGCAGAAGGATAACCGAGATGGTCGCCAGCGGAAGCAGGAGCTAGAGAAGCTGATGCGCGGGCTCGAGGCCGAGAGCGAGAGCCTCAATCGGCGCCTGCAGGACCTGAGCGAGCGGGAGCGAAG CCTGCTGCGGAGGCGAAGCCAGGCAGCGCAGCCTCTGCAAGGGGAGGCGCGCGAGGCGGCGCGGGAGCGCGCGGAGCGGGTGCGCAGAAGGCTGGAGGAGGCGGAGCGCCACAAGGAGGACTTG GAGCAGCACAGCAGGCAGCTGCAGGAGCAGTGGGAGGAGCTGTCGAGTCAG CTCTTCTACTACGGAGGGGAACCACAGAGCCAGAAGAGCACGGAGCAGCAACTCGCAGCCCAATTGGTGACGCTGCAG AATGAACTGGAGCTGGCGGAGACTAAATGCGCCTTGCAGGAGGAGAAGCTGCAGCAG ACAGCGGAGGCCTGGGCCATATTCCAGGAGCAGACCGTAGTCCTGCAG GAGGTGCAGGTGAAGGTGATGGAGGCTGCGGAGGAGCTGGACGCCTGGCAGAGTGGCCGGGAACT GTGTGACGGGCAGCTTCGCGGAGTGCAGTACAGCACCGAGTCGCTCATGGAGGAGATGGCCAGGGCGGACCGAGTGAGCGCCTGCGCGGGTCCGGGCGGAGTGGGCTGGAGCGGGacacccctccccatcccccccgCGGTACCGCCTCCCCCTCCTCCTGGAAACCAGGCCGGCGCCGCGGGCGCGGAGGTAGCTGGATGCGGCCCTCTCTCCCCGCAAGAGATGCGGCTGTTCCGCGGCCCTCGCGCGCTGGCCATCAG GCGGTGCGTGCTGGGCGCGCTGCAGGTGCTGCTGACGCTGCCGCTCCTCTTCCTGGGGCTGTCGCTGCTCTCGACGGTGCTGTTGGACCCCGGCGCCGTCTCCGCGTGGCTCTGGAGCCTCACCTCGGAGACGACGCTGCGCCGCCTGCGCTACACGCTGTCCCCGCTGCTGGAGCTGCGCGCTAACGGGCTGCTGCCAACCTAA
- the LOC101134240 gene encoding transmembrane protein 191B isoform X5, with product MCRATLGLPLQPIVIQPARCSLPPIVTPASRRLGPRGGRHLGSVSTAMAATQELLLQLQKDNRDGRQRKQELEKLMRGLEAESESLNRRLQDLSERERSLLRRRSQAAQPLQGEAREAARERAERVRRRLEEAERHKEDLEQHSRQLQEQWEELSSQLFYYGGEPQSQKSTEQQLAAQLVTLQNELELAETKCALQEEKLQQTAEAWAIFQEQTVVLQVRPHSNAKVPPASAPPDLGRCDGQLRGVQYSTESLMEEMARADRAGAAGAEVAGCGPLSPQEMRLFRGPRALAIRRCVLGALQVLLTLPLLFLGLSLLSTVLLDPGAVSAWLWSLTSETTLRRLRYTLSPLLELRANGLLPT from the exons ATGTGTCGGGCTACGCTCGGGCTTCCCCTGCAGCCCATTGTGATCCAGCCCGCTAGGTGCTCCCTGCCGCCCATTGTGACGCCTGCCAGCCGCAGGCTGGGTCCCCGAGGCGGGCGGCATTTAGGCTCGGTCTCCACAGCCATGGCCGCGACGCAGGAGCTGCTGCTGCAGTTGCAGAAGGATAACCGAGATGGTCGCCAGCGGAAGCAGGAGCTAGAGAAGCTGATGCGCGGGCTCGAGGCCGAGAGCGAGAGCCTCAATCGGCGCCTGCAGGACCTGAGCGAGCGGGAGCGAAG CCTGCTGCGGAGGCGAAGCCAGGCAGCGCAGCCTCTGCAAGGGGAGGCGCGCGAGGCGGCGCGGGAGCGCGCGGAGCGGGTGCGCAGAAGGCTGGAGGAGGCGGAGCGCCACAAGGAGGACTTG GAGCAGCACAGCAGGCAGCTGCAGGAGCAGTGGGAGGAGCTGTCGAGTCAG CTCTTCTACTACGGAGGGGAACCACAGAGCCAGAAGAGCACGGAGCAGCAACTCGCAGCCCAATTGGTGACGCTGCAG AATGAACTGGAGCTGGCGGAGACTAAATGCGCCTTGCAGGAGGAGAAGCTGCAGCAG ACAGCGGAGGCCTGGGCCATATTCCAGGAGCAGACCGTAGTCCTGCAGGTGCGGCCCCACTCAAACGCCAAGGTGCCTCCCGCCTCTGCTCCCCCAGACCTGGGGCG GTGTGACGGGCAGCTTCGCGGAGTGCAGTACAGCACCGAGTCGCTCATGGAGGAGATGGCCAGGGCGGACCGA GCCGGCGCCGCGGGCGCGGAGGTAGCTGGATGCGGCCCTCTCTCCCCGCAAGAGATGCGGCTGTTCCGCGGCCCTCGCGCGCTGGCCATCAG GCGGTGCGTGCTGGGCGCGCTGCAGGTGCTGCTGACGCTGCCGCTCCTCTTCCTGGGGCTGTCGCTGCTCTCGACGGTGCTGTTGGACCCCGGCGCCGTCTCCGCGTGGCTCTGGAGCCTCACCTCGGAGACGACGCTGCGCCGCCTGCGCTACACGCTGTCCCCGCTGCTGGAGCTGCGCGCTAACGGGCTGCTGCCAACCTAA
- the LOC101134240 gene encoding transmembrane protein 191C isoform X6, translating to MCRATLGLPLQPIVIQPARCSLPPIVTPASRRLGPRGGRHLGSVSTAMAATQELLLQLQKDNRDGRQRKQELEKLMRGLEAESESLNRRLQDLSERERSLLRRRSQAAQPLQGEAREAARERAERVRRRLEEAERHKEDLEQHSRQLQEQWEELSSQLFYYGGEPQSQKSTEQQLAAQLVTLQNELELAETKCALQEEKLQQEVQVKVMEAAEELDAWQSGRELCDGQLRGVQYSTESLMEEMARADRAGAAGAEVAGCGPLSPQEMRLFRGPRALAIRRCVLGALQVLLTLPLLFLGLSLLSTVLLDPGAVSAWLWSLTSETTLRRLRYTLSPLLELRANGLLPT from the exons ATGTGTCGGGCTACGCTCGGGCTTCCCCTGCAGCCCATTGTGATCCAGCCCGCTAGGTGCTCCCTGCCGCCCATTGTGACGCCTGCCAGCCGCAGGCTGGGTCCCCGAGGCGGGCGGCATTTAGGCTCGGTCTCCACAGCCATGGCCGCGACGCAGGAGCTGCTGCTGCAGTTGCAGAAGGATAACCGAGATGGTCGCCAGCGGAAGCAGGAGCTAGAGAAGCTGATGCGCGGGCTCGAGGCCGAGAGCGAGAGCCTCAATCGGCGCCTGCAGGACCTGAGCGAGCGGGAGCGAAG CCTGCTGCGGAGGCGAAGCCAGGCAGCGCAGCCTCTGCAAGGGGAGGCGCGCGAGGCGGCGCGGGAGCGCGCGGAGCGGGTGCGCAGAAGGCTGGAGGAGGCGGAGCGCCACAAGGAGGACTTG GAGCAGCACAGCAGGCAGCTGCAGGAGCAGTGGGAGGAGCTGTCGAGTCAG CTCTTCTACTACGGAGGGGAACCACAGAGCCAGAAGAGCACGGAGCAGCAACTCGCAGCCCAATTGGTGACGCTGCAG AATGAACTGGAGCTGGCGGAGACTAAATGCGCCTTGCAGGAGGAGAAGCTGCAGCAG GAGGTGCAGGTGAAGGTGATGGAGGCTGCGGAGGAGCTGGACGCCTGGCAGAGTGGCCGGGAACT GTGTGACGGGCAGCTTCGCGGAGTGCAGTACAGCACCGAGTCGCTCATGGAGGAGATGGCCAGGGCGGACCGA GCCGGCGCCGCGGGCGCGGAGGTAGCTGGATGCGGCCCTCTCTCCCCGCAAGAGATGCGGCTGTTCCGCGGCCCTCGCGCGCTGGCCATCAG GCGGTGCGTGCTGGGCGCGCTGCAGGTGCTGCTGACGCTGCCGCTCCTCTTCCTGGGGCTGTCGCTGCTCTCGACGGTGCTGTTGGACCCCGGCGCCGTCTCCGCGTGGCTCTGGAGCCTCACCTCGGAGACGACGCTGCGCCGCCTGCGCTACACGCTGTCCCCGCTGCTGGAGCTGCGCGCTAACGGGCTGCTGCCAACCTAA
- the LOC129529581 gene encoding breakpoint cluster region protein-like, whose product MAQPLCLSPGGGIETAPSASVLYRVAEKEAVNKMSLHNLATVFGPTLLRPSEKESKLPANPGQPITMTDSWSLEVMSQVEVLLYFLRLEAIPAPDSKGQSILLSTDV is encoded by the exons ATGGCAcagcccctctgcctctctcctggTGGTGGCATTGAAACAGCACCCTCTGCTTCGGTCCTCTACAGGGTGGCAGAGAAGGAGGCAGTCAATAAGATGTCCCTGCACAACCTTGCCACTGTCTTTGGCCCCACGCTGCTCCGGCCCTCTGAGAAGGAGAGCAAGCTCCCTGCCAACCCCGGCCAGCCCATCACCATGACTGACAGCTGGTCCTTGGAGGTCATGTCCCAG GTCGAGGTGCTGCTGTACTTCTTGCGGCTGGAGGCCATCCCTGCCCCGGACAGCAAGGGACAGAGCATCCTGTTGTCCACCGATGTCTAA